In one window of Drosophila mauritiana strain mau12 chromosome X, ASM438214v1, whole genome shotgun sequence DNA:
- the LOC117148087 gene encoding solute carrier family 25 member 40-like isoform X1, with translation MPPQLMSQSENGGEEEGCQLECKEMDPLRLTTLILSADPRYRIKPMQQVVSALVGGLITTFVVTPLEVVKTRVQTQHAIRQRPTVSKLCYVYHNGLMTHVCRSSDICVPKPGRDPRNLRPLRGAMDAFVKIVCTSGFSGLWAGLSPTLVSALPSTIIYFLTYEYIKNSLSHIYLVSQKFEEAGMMDQVPGADGGDPLDQATRGINVSATAQVSNASLPYYVPMASGICSRTIVVTAITPIEMVRIKMQSEYMTYAELWRVLRSLIRQHGILGLWRGWPPTVMRDAPFSGTYWAVYEAIKRAFSVTEPTFLFSFLTGAISGAVATFVTMPFDLITTHTQIELGQDVLYEEVGTGTGTGTGAGTAAEAGARPKTPQSAVANSKPSVLSRMRQIYRLQGVRGLYVGVMPRMLRVVPACAIMISTFEYSKSFFFHYNLDLQEAAYRRSQ, from the exons ATGCCGCCGCAGCTAATGTCCCAGAGTGAAAATGGCGGCGAGGAGGAAGGGTGTCAATTGGAGTGCAAGGAGATGGATCCGCTGCGGCTGACCACGCTGATCCTGAGTGCGGATCCGCGGTACCGCATCAAGCCAATGCAGCAAGTCGTGTCCGCCCTCGTTGGCGGCCTCATCACGACGTTTGTGG TGACGCCCTTGGAGGTGGTGAAAACGCGCGTCCAGACGCAGCACGCGATCCGCCAGAGACCGACTGTTTCCAAGCTCTGCTACGTCTACCACAACGGCCTGATGACCCACGTGTGCCGCTCCAGTGATATCTGTGTCCCGAAACCAGGCCGTGATCCGCGCAATCTTCGGCCCCTACGCGGCGCCATG GATGCCTTTGTCAAGATCGTCTGCACAAGTGGATTCAGTGGTCTGTGGGCGGGTCTAAGTCCCACGTTAGTTTCGGCCCTGCCCTCCACGATTATCTACTTTCTGACGTACGAGTATATCAAGAATTCGCTGTCCCACATCTACTTGGTCTCGCAGAAGTTTGAGGAAGCCGGCATGATGGACCAAGTGCCTGGAGCCGACGGCGGCGATCCCCTGGACCAGGCAACCAGGGGAATAAATGTGAGCGCCACCGCGCAGGTATCCAACGCATCGCTGCCCTACTATGTGCCCATGGCCTCGGGCATTTGCTCGCGCACCATTGTGGTCACGGCCATTACGCCCATCGAAATGGTGCGCATCAAGATGCAGTCGGAGTACATGACCTACGCCGAGCTGTGGCGTGTGCTGCGCTCGTTGATCCGCCAGCACGGCATCCTGGGTCTCTGGCGGGGCTGGCCGCCCACCGTGATGCGGGACGCACCCTTCTCCGGAACCTACTGGGCGGTCTACGAGGCGATTAAGCGGGCCTTCAGCGTCACGGAGCCGACTTTCCTCTTTAGCTTCCTCACGGGCGCCATCTCCGGAGCG GTGGCTACCTTTGTGACCATGCCCTTTGACCTGATCACCACGCACACGCAGATTGAGCTGGGTCAGGACGTGCTGTACGAGGAGGTTGGAACGGGAACGGGAACGGGAACAGGAGCAGGAACAGCTGCAGAAGCCGGAGCACGACCAAAGACACCGCAAAGTGCCGTCGCCAACTCCAAGCCGTCGGTGCTCTCGCGAATGCGTCAAATTTACAGGCTGCAGGGAGTGCGGGGCCTCTATGTCGGGGTGATGCCTCGGATGCTACGTGTGGTGCCCGCCTGTGCCATCATGATCTCCACTTTCGAATACAGCAAGTCGTTTTTCTTCCACTACAATCTAGATCTCCAGGAGGCAG CTTACCGGCGCTCCCAGTGA
- the LOC117148087 gene encoding solute carrier family 25 member 40-like isoform X5, which translates to MPPQLMSQSENGGEEEGCQLECKEMDPLRLTTLILSADPRYRIKPMQQVVSALVGGLITTFVVTPLEVVKTRVQTQHAIRQRPTVSKLCYVYHNGLMTHVCRSSDICVPKPGRDPRNLRPLRGAMDAFVKIVCTSGFSGLWAGLSPTLVSALPSTIIYFLTYEYIKNSLSHIYLVSQKFEEAGMMDQVPGADGGDPLDQATRGINVSATAQVSNASLPYYVPMASGICSRTIVVTAITPIEMVRIKMQSEYMTYAELWRVLRSLIRQHGILGLWRGWPPTVMRDAPFSGTYWAVYEAIKRAFSVTEPTFLFSFLTGAISGAVGGYLCDHAL; encoded by the exons ATGCCGCCGCAGCTAATGTCCCAGAGTGAAAATGGCGGCGAGGAGGAAGGGTGTCAATTGGAGTGCAAGGAGATGGATCCGCTGCGGCTGACCACGCTGATCCTGAGTGCGGATCCGCGGTACCGCATCAAGCCAATGCAGCAAGTCGTGTCCGCCCTCGTTGGCGGCCTCATCACGACGTTTGTGG TGACGCCCTTGGAGGTGGTGAAAACGCGCGTCCAGACGCAGCACGCGATCCGCCAGAGACCGACTGTTTCCAAGCTCTGCTACGTCTACCACAACGGCCTGATGACCCACGTGTGCCGCTCCAGTGATATCTGTGTCCCGAAACCAGGCCGTGATCCGCGCAATCTTCGGCCCCTACGCGGCGCCATG GATGCCTTTGTCAAGATCGTCTGCACAAGTGGATTCAGTGGTCTGTGGGCGGGTCTAAGTCCCACGTTAGTTTCGGCCCTGCCCTCCACGATTATCTACTTTCTGACGTACGAGTATATCAAGAATTCGCTGTCCCACATCTACTTGGTCTCGCAGAAGTTTGAGGAAGCCGGCATGATGGACCAAGTGCCTGGAGCCGACGGCGGCGATCCCCTGGACCAGGCAACCAGGGGAATAAATGTGAGCGCCACCGCGCAGGTATCCAACGCATCGCTGCCCTACTATGTGCCCATGGCCTCGGGCATTTGCTCGCGCACCATTGTGGTCACGGCCATTACGCCCATCGAAATGGTGCGCATCAAGATGCAGTCGGAGTACATGACCTACGCCGAGCTGTGGCGTGTGCTGCGCTCGTTGATCCGCCAGCACGGCATCCTGGGTCTCTGGCGGGGCTGGCCGCCCACCGTGATGCGGGACGCACCCTTCTCCGGAACCTACTGGGCGGTCTACGAGGCGATTAAGCGGGCCTTCAGCGTCACGGAGCCGACTTTCCTCTTTAGCTTCCTCACGGGCGCCATCTCCGGAGCGGTGG GTGGCTACCTTTGTGACCATGCCCTTTGA
- the LOC117148087 gene encoding solute carrier family 25 member 40-like isoform X4, with protein MPPQLMSQSENGGEEEGCQLECKEMDPLRLTTLILSADPRYRIKPMQQVVSALVGGLITTFVVTPLEVVKTRVQTQHAIRQRPTVSKLCYVYHNGLMTHVCRSSDICVPKPGRDPRNLRPLRGAMDAFVKIVCTSGFSGLWAGLSPTLVSALPSTIIYFLTYEYIKNSLSHIYLVSQKFEEAGMMDQVPGADGGDPLDQATRGINVSATAQVSNASLPYYVPMASGICSRTIVVTAITPIEMVRIKMQSEYMTYAELWRVLRSLIRQHGILGLWRGWPPTVMRDAPFSGTYWAVYEAIKRAFSVTEPTFLFSFLTGAISGAVGEGGYLCDHAL; from the exons ATGCCGCCGCAGCTAATGTCCCAGAGTGAAAATGGCGGCGAGGAGGAAGGGTGTCAATTGGAGTGCAAGGAGATGGATCCGCTGCGGCTGACCACGCTGATCCTGAGTGCGGATCCGCGGTACCGCATCAAGCCAATGCAGCAAGTCGTGTCCGCCCTCGTTGGCGGCCTCATCACGACGTTTGTGG TGACGCCCTTGGAGGTGGTGAAAACGCGCGTCCAGACGCAGCACGCGATCCGCCAGAGACCGACTGTTTCCAAGCTCTGCTACGTCTACCACAACGGCCTGATGACCCACGTGTGCCGCTCCAGTGATATCTGTGTCCCGAAACCAGGCCGTGATCCGCGCAATCTTCGGCCCCTACGCGGCGCCATG GATGCCTTTGTCAAGATCGTCTGCACAAGTGGATTCAGTGGTCTGTGGGCGGGTCTAAGTCCCACGTTAGTTTCGGCCCTGCCCTCCACGATTATCTACTTTCTGACGTACGAGTATATCAAGAATTCGCTGTCCCACATCTACTTGGTCTCGCAGAAGTTTGAGGAAGCCGGCATGATGGACCAAGTGCCTGGAGCCGACGGCGGCGATCCCCTGGACCAGGCAACCAGGGGAATAAATGTGAGCGCCACCGCGCAGGTATCCAACGCATCGCTGCCCTACTATGTGCCCATGGCCTCGGGCATTTGCTCGCGCACCATTGTGGTCACGGCCATTACGCCCATCGAAATGGTGCGCATCAAGATGCAGTCGGAGTACATGACCTACGCCGAGCTGTGGCGTGTGCTGCGCTCGTTGATCCGCCAGCACGGCATCCTGGGTCTCTGGCGGGGCTGGCCGCCCACCGTGATGCGGGACGCACCCTTCTCCGGAACCTACTGGGCGGTCTACGAGGCGATTAAGCGGGCCTTCAGCGTCACGGAGCCGACTTTCCTCTTTAGCTTCCTCACGGGCGCCATCTCCGGAGCGGTGGGTGAGG GTGGCTACCTTTGTGACCATGCCCTTTGA
- the LOC117148087 gene encoding solute carrier family 25 member 40-like isoform X3 — protein sequence MAKREACGQFAAASAAMAAASSQNQSKATMTDPRFRIRPLQQVASACTGAMVTACFMTPLDVIKTRLQAQQQALLSNKCFLYCNGLMDHICPCGPDTPNPAAAKPAPRFSGTIDAFIKISRTEGIGSLWSGLSPTLISALPSTIIYFVAYEQFKARFTDIHYKYMRRPDTSAHDIPHPIPFLVPLLAGVSARILAVTCVSPVELIRTKMQSQRMTHAEMFGTIRQVVQSQGVLGLWRGLPPTILRDVPFSGIYWTCYEYLKSSFGVVEPTFSFSFAAGAISGSVAATITTPFDVVKTHEQIEFGEKFIFSDNPPKQVATKSVAMRLASIYRMGGVPAIFSGLGPRLFKVAPACAIMISSFEYGKSFFYHYNIDQHNRSNQATKGSGS from the exons ATGGCTAAGAGGGAGGCATGCGGCCAGTTCGCTGCCGCCAGTGCGGCAATGGCGGCTGCTTCCAGTCAAAATCAGTCGAAGGCCACGATGACGGACCCCCGTTTTCGGATCCGACCTCTGCAGCAAGTGGCATCCGCCTGTACCGGCGCCATGGTGACGGCCTGCTTTA TGACCCCTCTGGATGTGATCAAGACCCGTCTGCAGGCCCAACAGCAAGCGCTGCTCTCAAACAAGTGCTTCCTCTACTGCAACGGCCTCATGGACCACATCTGCCCCTGCGGCCCGGACACGCCCAACCCAGCAGCCGCCAAGCCCGCTCCCCGTTTTTCTGGCACCATT GACGCATTCATCAAAATCAGCCGCACAGAGGGCATCGGCTCCCTGTGGTCGGGGCTCAGCCCAACGCTAATCTCGGCCCTGCCCTCGACCATCATATACTTCGTGGCTTATGAGCAGTTCAAGGCCCGTTTCACCGACATCCACTACAAGTACATGCGACGCCCAGATACCAGTGCCCACGACATTCCACACCCGATTCCATTTCTGGTGCCGCTGCTGGCCGGCGTGTCGGCCCGCATTCTGGCCGTAACCTGCGTGAGTCCCGTCGAGCTTATCCGCACCAAGATGCAGTCGCAGCGCATGACGCACGCCGAGATGTTCGGCACCATTCGCCAAGTGGTGCAGTCGCAGGGCGTGCTGGGCTTGTGGCGCGGCCTGCCGCCAACCATCCTTCGCGACGTGCCCTTCTCCGGCATCTACTGGACCTGCTACGAGTACCTGAAGAGCTCCTTTGGCGTGGTGGAGCCGACGTTCAGCTTCAGCTTTGCGGCGGGAGCGATATCCGGATCG GTGGCCGCCACCATCACCACGCCCTTCGATGTGGTGAAAACGCACGAGCAGATCGAATTCGGCGAGAAGTTCATATTCTCAG ATAATCCACCCAAGCAAGTGGCCACCAAGTCGGTGGCGATGCGCCTGGCCAGCATTTACCGCATGGGCGGTGTGCCAGCCATTTTCTCTGGACTGGGCCCCCGACTCTTCAAGGTGGCGCCCGCGTGTGCGATAATGATTTCGTCCTTCGAGTACGGCAAGTCATTCTTCTACCACTACAACATCGACCAGCACAATCGGAGCAATCAGGCGACGAAGGGTTCCGGCTCCTGA
- the LOC117148087 gene encoding solute carrier family 25 member 40-like isoform X2 has protein sequence MAKREACGQFAAASAAMAAASSQNQSKATMTDPRFRIRPLQQVASACTGAMVTACFMTPLDVIKTRLQAQQQALLSNKCFLYCNGLMDHICPCGPDTPNPAAAKPAPRFSGTIDAFIKISRTEGIGSLWSGLSPTLISALPSTIIYFVAYEQFKARFTDIHYKYMRRPDTSAHDIPHPIPFLVPLLAGVSARILAVTCVSPVELIRTKMQSQRMTHAEMFGTIRQVVQSQGVLGLWRGLPPTILRDVPFSGIYWTCYEYLKSSFGVVEPTFSFSFAAGAISGSVAATITTPFDVVKTHEQIEFGEKFIFSGRPNVVQLAATNSRSSIDNGSVCITADNPPKQVATKSVAMRLASIYRMGGVPAIFSGLGPRLFKVAPACAIMISSFEYGKSFFYHYNIDQHNRSNQATKGSGS, from the exons ATGGCTAAGAGGGAGGCATGCGGCCAGTTCGCTGCCGCCAGTGCGGCAATGGCGGCTGCTTCCAGTCAAAATCAGTCGAAGGCCACGATGACGGACCCCCGTTTTCGGATCCGACCTCTGCAGCAAGTGGCATCCGCCTGTACCGGCGCCATGGTGACGGCCTGCTTTA TGACCCCTCTGGATGTGATCAAGACCCGTCTGCAGGCCCAACAGCAAGCGCTGCTCTCAAACAAGTGCTTCCTCTACTGCAACGGCCTCATGGACCACATCTGCCCCTGCGGCCCGGACACGCCCAACCCAGCAGCCGCCAAGCCCGCTCCCCGTTTTTCTGGCACCATT GACGCATTCATCAAAATCAGCCGCACAGAGGGCATCGGCTCCCTGTGGTCGGGGCTCAGCCCAACGCTAATCTCGGCCCTGCCCTCGACCATCATATACTTCGTGGCTTATGAGCAGTTCAAGGCCCGTTTCACCGACATCCACTACAAGTACATGCGACGCCCAGATACCAGTGCCCACGACATTCCACACCCGATTCCATTTCTGGTGCCGCTGCTGGCCGGCGTGTCGGCCCGCATTCTGGCCGTAACCTGCGTGAGTCCCGTCGAGCTTATCCGCACCAAGATGCAGTCGCAGCGCATGACGCACGCCGAGATGTTCGGCACCATTCGCCAAGTGGTGCAGTCGCAGGGCGTGCTGGGCTTGTGGCGCGGCCTGCCGCCAACCATCCTTCGCGACGTGCCCTTCTCCGGCATCTACTGGACCTGCTACGAGTACCTGAAGAGCTCCTTTGGCGTGGTGGAGCCGACGTTCAGCTTCAGCTTTGCGGCGGGAGCGATATCCGGATCG GTGGCCGCCACCATCACCACGCCCTTCGATGTGGTGAAAACGCACGAGCAGATCGAATTCGGCGAGAAGTTCATATTCTCAGGTAGGCCCAATGTGGTTCAGCTTGCTGCAACCAACTCCCGTAGCAGCATTGACAATGGTTCGGTTTGCATTACGGCAGATAATCCACCCAAGCAAGTGGCCACCAAGTCGGTGGCGATGCGCCTGGCCAGCATTTACCGCATGGGCGGTGTGCCAGCCATTTTCTCTGGACTGGGCCCCCGACTCTTCAAGGTGGCGCCCGCGTGTGCGATAATGATTTCGTCCTTCGAGTACGGCAAGTCATTCTTCTACCACTACAACATCGACCAGCACAATCGGAGCAATCAGGCGACGAAGGGTTCCGGCTCCTGA
- the LOC117147977 gene encoding coiled-coil domain-containing protein 86, with translation MSESAPETVPAKKPAKAKKAAKPENSIPRGQPKSNRPWKTPKQKFSKIKKTVNRLSFEKKTALRDELRYIKERSKEIKDKRKEDAVQKHQRRVENAERRLANERRSEVVQVIKNPAKLKRMKKKQMRMIEKRDVSQVKVV, from the exons ATGAGTGAATCCGCACCGGAAACTGTGCCTGCCAAGAAGCCGGCGAAGGCCAAGAAGGCAGCGAAGCCGGAGAACAGCATACCACGCGGCCAGCCCAAGTCGAACCGGCCGTGGAAGACGCCCAAACAGAA ATTTAGCAAGATTAAGAAGACCGTGAACCGACTGTCCTTCGAAAAGAAGACGGCCCTGCGCGACGAGCTGCGCTACATCAAGGAGCGCTCCAAGGAGATCAAGGACAAGCGCAAGGAGGACGCCGTCCAGAAGCACCAGCGCCGCGTGGAGAACGCCGAGCGCCGCCTGGCGAACGAGCGCCGCTCGGAGGTCGTCCAGGTAATCAAGAATCCCGCCAAGCTGAAGCGCATGAAGAAGAAACAGATGCGCATGATCGAGAAGCGGGACGTTAGCCAGGTGAAGGTGGTCTGA
- the LOC117147976 gene encoding L-seryl-tRNA(Sec) kinase, with translation MRRICLVALIGLPAAGKSSLCSWLLGQQTALRVRHIVHLCYDDFLDATPSADLAYKEQRGRIFKLIEKLISAIQEDADWPPQVRRISSSSDYSRGRHLILCDDNFYYRSMRFKLYQLCRDSGCIFGQIYMASSLDSCLQANSLRSDATRVPVNVVRQMNERLEVPDTSEAWERNSLTFNGLDMDATGSALLAFIAALLDLPAKETTSDLPPAAARGLLGQDQSLVHRLDLLLRTRIGALLERLTQEEDKRLAGQTLNSRRKEILTKFRTEVGGKQIDGEGEGDALDYYVNLLN, from the coding sequence ATGCGGCGCATTTGTCTTGTTGCACTTATCGGCCTGCCAGCAGCCGGCAAATCTTCGCTGTGCTCCTGGCTGCTGGGTCAGCAGACTGCCCTCCGCGTCCGCCACATTGTTCATCTGTGCTACGACGACTTCCTCGACGCTACACCTTCGGCCGACTTGGCCTACAAGGAGCAGCGCGGCcgcatttttaaattaattgaaaaactCATTTCCGCCATTCAAGAAGACGCCGATTGGCCGCCTCAGGTGCGCCGCATTTCCTCCAGCAGCGACTACAGCAGGGGAAGGCATCTCATCCTGTGCGACGATAACTTCTATTACCGCAGCATGCGCTTCAAGCTCTACCAGCTGTGCCGAGACTCTGGCTGCATCTTCGGACAAATATACATGGCCAGTTCGCTGGACTCCTGTCTGCAGGCAAACTCCCTTAGGAGCGATGCCACTCGAGTGCCGGTGAACGTGGTGCGGCAGATGAACGAGCGGCTAGAGGTGCCAGACACTTCGGAAGCCTGGGAACGCAACAGTCTCACATTTAATGGTCTCGACATGGATGCCACGGGATCTGCGTTGCTTGCTTTCATTGCAGCTCTGCTCGATTTGCCCGCGAAGGAGACGACGTCGGACTTGCCACCGGCGGCCGCAAGAGGACTACTAGGACAAGATCAGTCTCTAGTGCACCGCCTGGATTTGCTCCTGCGGACGCGCATTGGGGCGTTGCTCGAACGACTGACACAAGAGGAGGACAAGCGCTTGGCGGGCCAAACACTGAACAGTAGGCGCAAGGAAATATTGACCAAATTCCGCACAGAGGTCGGCGGCAAACAGATAGACGGCGAAGGTGAGGGCGACGCCTTGGATTACTATGTAAATTTGTTAAACTAG
- the LOC117147978 gene encoding mitochondrial import inner membrane translocase subunit Tim10B isoform X1, protein MDSNLRNLKDFFTLYNKVTELCFSRCVDNLSQRDLGGNEDLCVDRCVTKFARFNQNMMKVYVDVQTTINAKRMEEMEENARKAEQQQREQEKERLKEAAATAVLTPVQPPVAGNLSM, encoded by the exons ATGGATTCCAATCTGCGCAAT CTCAAAGACTTTTTCACATTATACAACAAAGTGACGGAACTGTGTTTCAGCCGATGCGTGGATAATCTCAGCCAGCGCGACCTGGGCGGGAATGAG GACCTCTGTGTGGACAGGTGCGTTACCAAGTTCGCGCGCTTCAACCAGAATATGATGAAAGTGTACGTGGATGTGCAGACCACTATCAACGCCAAGCGCATGGAGGAGATGGAGGAGAACGCCCGCAAGgccgagcagcagcagagggAGCAGGAGAAGGAGCGGCTGAAAGAGGCGGCCGCCACGGCAGTACTTACACCTGTCCAGCCGCCTGTCGCCGGCAATCTGTCCATGTAG
- the LOC117147978 gene encoding mitochondrial import inner membrane translocase subunit Tim10B isoform X2, with product MMKVYVDVQTTINAKRMEEMEENARKAEQQQREQEKERLKEAAATAVLTPVQPPVAGNLSM from the coding sequence ATGATGAAAGTGTACGTGGATGTGCAGACCACTATCAACGCCAAGCGCATGGAGGAGATGGAGGAGAACGCCCGCAAGgccgagcagcagcagagggAGCAGGAGAAGGAGCGGCTGAAAGAGGCGGCCGCCACGGCAGTACTTACACCTGTCCAGCCGCCTGTCGCCGGCAATCTGTCCATGTAG
- the LOC117148037 gene encoding uncharacterized protein LOC117148037: MAKKGGVQQLQADLASDEEFEKFLQRSGLLVLDIYSEWCGPCLGMVGSLRKIKLELGGDNLQLAICKAGSISYLQRFNKKSEPTWMFVTSGKAINIMFGTDVPKLVAMITRMLQSTMAKETHLSYEITELQPIELEQLEVRNKALRLAEEIELAESRRKRLEYLHSVTDCIMANLPDIGITVFGPQVNRDMFKKLSEPADPLKIQCKDRKVFPILPSDIATVNFAAENPLAPEVIEQLYDKELLMCFWKVEEVLGTPPTVLRKYAHELTKETIKPPDEFNEEEITVPPMIVPLEVTVEISEPEPSTEDCQVQPDAVQLAEIRSENVAEGDEETETEAEAGAAPEAVPAAETAPVAAKRTKTIRIPPIWVPSDQRTHAALIYTYFRAQTSTFLPPDPVPEPPHIVMIFDAYKKKDLAILLETCREDIPLYGFFNGDNPLTAQFIANSVDKYNAKPYVPTDKIVLKVNKLSSPTIPTLMAYGPSYVSANSVVGHQEATQFFPANYKSALQEEEELHAVKAEKPKKRKKNKKRGDPEESGKADAGPADAQMEAEEAVKTSPEEGASTTSSGEDSCESRPATADGANPDASQAT; this comes from the exons ATGGCGAAGAAGGGAGGAGTCCAGCAGCTCCAGGCCGACCTCGCCTCGGATGAGGAGTTCGAGAAGTTCCTGCAGCGATCCGGATTGCTGG TGCTCGATATATACTCCGAATGGTGCGGTCCCTGCCTCGGCATGGTGGGCAGCCTGCGGAAGATCAAGCTCGAGCTAGGAGGCGACAACCTGCAGCTGGCCATC TGCAAGGCGGGCTCCATATCCTATCTGCAGCGATTCAACAAGAAGAGCGAGCCCACCTGGATGTTCGTCACG AGCGGCAAGGCCATCAACATCATGTTCGGCACGGATGTGCCCAAGCTGGTGGCCATGATCACCCGAATGCTGCAGTCGACGATGGCCAAGGAAACGCATCTGAGCTACGAGATCACCGAGCTCCAGCCGATCGagctggagcagctggaggTGCGCAACAAGGCGCTGCGCCTGGCCGAGGAGATCGAGCTGGCGGAGAGCCGTCGGAAGCGTCTGGAGTACCTTCACAGCGTCACCGACTGCATCATGGCCAACCTGCCGGACATCGGGATCACGGTCTTCGGGCCACAGGTTAATCGCGACATGTTCAAGAAGCTCTCGGAGCCGGCTGATCCGCTCAAGATTCAGTGCAAGGACCGCAAGGTCTTTCCCATTCTGCCCAGCGACATCGCCACCGTCAACTTCGCTGCGGAAAATCCACTGGCTCCGGAGGTCATCGAGCAGCTCTACGACAAGGAGCTGCTGATGTGCTTCTGGAAGGTGGAGGAGGTGCTCGGCACGCCACCGACCGTGCTCCGCAAATATGCCCACGAGCTGACCAAGGAGACCATCAAGCCGCCGGACGAGTTCAACGAGGAGGAGATCACCGTGCCGCCCATGATTGTGCCGCTGGAGGTGACCGTGGAGATATCTGAGCCAG AGCCATCAACGGAGGATTGCCAGGTGCAGCCGGACGCAGTGCAGCTGGCCGAGATAAGGAGCGAAAATGTAGCGGAGGGCGATGAAGAGACGGAGACAGAGGCGGAGGCAGGGGCTGCACCAGAGGCAGTTCCTGCGGCCGAAACTGCTCCGGTTGCAGCTAAGAGAACCAAGACTATTCGGATACCGCCGATTTGGGTGCCCAGTGACCAGCGCACCCATGCAGCGCTCATCTACACGTACTTCCGTGCCCAGACCTCGACCTTCCTTCCGCCGGATCCCGTGCCGGAGCCACCGCACATCGTGATGATCTTCGACGCCTACAAGAAGAAGGATCTGGCCATTCTGCTCGAGACGTGTCGCGAGGACATTCCGCTCTACGGCTTCTTCAACGGCGACAATCCGCTGACGGCGCAGTTCATAGCCAACTCCGTGGATAAGTACAATGCCAAGCCGTACGTTCC TACCGACAAGATTGTGCTGAAGGTGAACAAGCTGAGCAGTCCGACCATTCCCACGCTGATGGCCTACGGTCCCAGCTATGTCAGCGCCAACTCGGTGGTGGGCCACCAGGAGGCCACCCAGTTCTTTCCCGCCAACTACAAGTCTGCgctgcaggaggaggaggaactgCACGCCGTCAAGGCGGAGAAGCCCAAGAAGCGCAAGAAG AATAAGAAGAGAGGCGATCCCGAGGAGAGCGGCAAGGCGGACGCCGGACCGGCGGATGCCCAGATGGAGGCGGAAGAAGCGGTGAAGACCTCGCCGGAGGAAGGCGCCTCCACCACGAGCAGTGGCGAGGACAGCTGCGAGAGTCGTCCTGCCACAGCCGATGGCGCCAATCCCGACGCTTCGCAGGCCACTTAG
- the LOC117148041 gene encoding N-alpha-acetyltransferase 20, whose amino-acid sequence MTTLRPFTCDDLFKFNNVNFDPLTETYGLSFYTQYLAKWPEYFQLAESPSGQIMGYIMGKVEGHLDNWHGHVTALTVSPDYRRLGLAALLMSFLEDISEKKRAYFVDLFVRKSNQVAINMYTNLGYIIYRTILDYYSGDQDEDAYDMRKALSRDVNKKSVIPYTQPVRLEHIDMN is encoded by the exons ATGACCACGTTGCGACCGTTCACCTGTGACGACCTCTTCAAGTTTAACAATGT AAACTTTGACCCACTTACGGAGACCTACGGGCTGTCCTTCTACACCCAGTACCTGGCCAAGTGGCCGGAGTACTTTCAGCTTGCGGAGTCGCCCAGCGGACAAATAATGGGCTACA TCATGGGCAAGGTGGAGGGACACCTGGACAACTGGCACGGACACGTGACTGCGCTTACCGTCTCGCCCGACTACCGGCGCCTGGGTCTGGCTGCGCTGCTCATGAGTTTCCTGGAGGACATTTCGGAGAA AAAGCGAGCATACTTTGTGGATCTGTTTGTGAGGAAGAGCAACCAGGTGGCGATAAACATGTACACGAACCTCGGCTACATCATATACCGCACCATACTTGATTACTACTCCGGCGACCAGGACGAGGATGCGTACG ACATGAGAAAGGCCTTATCCAGGGACGTGAACAAGAAGTCGGTCATACCGTACACGCAGCCTGTACGACTGGAACACATAGATATGAATTGA